The genomic region GCGATCACGTAACGATCAAGTCGGGACTGATATTCGGCTTTATCTGCGCGACCAAATTTACCAAATCCGCCAAGCTATCCGCGAATTTCAAGGCGTTCTTCTCGATTTAGCCGAAACAAATATTCAAACGCTGATCCCTGGCTACACGCACCTACAACGCGCCCAACCTGTGAGTTTAGCGCATCACCTCATGGCATACTTTCAAATGGCACAACGCGACTGGGAACGCTTAGGAGACGTTTATCAGCGCGTCAATATCTCGCCTTTGGGAAGTGGCGCTTTAGCTGGTACCACTTTCCCGATTGATCGACATTACACTGCCAAAATCTTGCAATTTGAAAAGATTTATGCTAACAGCATGGACGCAGTGAGCGATCGCGACTTTGCCATCGAATTTCTGGCTAGCGCAAGTATCATCATGGTTCACCTCAGCCGCCTTTCAGAAGAAGTGATTCTGTGGTCATCGCAAGAATTTAGCTTTGTCAAGCTTAAAGATAGCTGCGCCACAGGTTCGAGCATTATGCCACAAAAGAAAAACCCCGATGTGCCAGAACTGGTACGGGGCAAAACGGGGAGAGTATGCGGTCATCTCCAAGCACTACTTGTTTTAATGAAAGGTTTACCCTTGGCTTATAACAAAGACTTGCAAGAAGACAAGGAAGCCATTTTTGATAGCGTCCATACGGTCAAGGCTTGTCTAGAAGCGATGACAATTCTGCTACGGGAGGGATTAGAATTTTCTACCCCGCGCCTATCCGCAGCAGTCGCCGAAGATTTTTCTAACGCAACTGATGTTGCAGATTATTTAGCAGCACGCGGAGTTCCTTTCCGCGAAGCCTACAACCTGGTTGGAAAAGTTGTCAAAACTTGCATTGCGGCGGGAAAACTCCTCAAAGATTTGAGC from Chroogloeocystis siderophila 5.2 s.c.1 harbors:
- the argH gene encoding argininosuccinate lyase, with protein sequence MNQQQTWSQRFESALHPAIARFNASINFDIELIEYDITGSIAHAKMLGHTGIVTPEEAVQLATGLEQIRQEYRQGKFTPGIDAEDVHFAVERRLTEIVGDVGKKLHTARSRNDQVGTDIRLYLRDQIYQIRQAIREFQGVLLDLAETNIQTLIPGYTHLQRAQPVSLAHHLMAYFQMAQRDWERLGDVYQRVNISPLGSGALAGTTFPIDRHYTAKILQFEKIYANSMDAVSDRDFAIEFLASASIIMVHLSRLSEEVILWSSQEFSFVKLKDSCATGSSIMPQKKNPDVPELVRGKTGRVCGHLQALLVLMKGLPLAYNKDLQEDKEAIFDSVHTVKACLEAMTILLREGLEFSTPRLSAAVAEDFSNATDVADYLAARGVPFREAYNLVGKVVKTCIAAGKLLKDLSLEEWKALHPAFEQDIYQAIAPQQVVAARNSYGGTGFEQVSQAVTAARQLLIAEHTSPTTATSSN